The nucleotide sequence gaTGAACAGTGttcccccaaatatacagatgaacagtaacattttctctctcctccactcacaaccactttttatactctttactTTATAAAAACTCCACTCACAACATttggtggaatggatgtgaatgctcttatagaAGCCCcaccttttaaaaaaaaaaaaaaaaaaaaaaaggcatAATTCATATGGCCGTTCCACCATATTAATTATTTAACATAAAAATGTAATAATCTCCTAGCAATCATATTCATAGCAAGTGTAGCTTGAGAAACTTTAGACTCTTATTAATAAAATTGCACAGGCGTTTTCTTAATAGAAAGAACCGATTGATTAAACCAAAAATTGCTTACACAACCAGAGTACTTTTAAACCATTTTCATTTAGTCAATTTTAGTCAGCAGTTATGACATCGGCCGAATGAACCAACAAACCGGATCCTAGTTACACTTcaatgtttttttaatttatttgtttGCTTTCTTCAAAATCTAATTACTGTTCAGCTTTAGtatttatatttattccaaattCACTACTTTGTTAGTGTTATAAATTATCCTTATATTAATTTTTGTATCATTTGAACAGTAACCATCCTTATTATCCTTATATTAATTTTTGTATCATTTGAACAGTAACCATCCTTATTATATTAATTTTTGTAGCATTTAGCATTTTTTTTAGTAAATGGCATCGGGTACCCGTAACggtatcaaatttatcaaaccgAGTATATTTTCCATACCTAATcagtaccgacttttgacattttcagtatcggttcggcaccggtattcagcggtttttaccctcaaataccggtactgtaccagtaccgaaccgtaccatatcATACCAGGTATATTCTAtgtcggtacccacttttggggattttcggtaccggttggtaccgagctcatcaaatcttGTAGCAACGTGACaacgcaagtaattgcaccgtttagattacttttcatacacattccaatgaatagtaacatcatcAAGGGGATGAGCATATGGCATCGAGTACCGGTActggtatcaaatttaccaaaccgagtatattttcggtaccgaatcggtaccgacttttgacattttcggtatcggttccgcaccggtattcaccggtttttacactcaaataccggtaccgtaccagtaccgaaccgtaccaggtataatcggtaccggtacccacttttagggattttcggtaccggttggtaccgagctcatcaaatcctgtagcaacgtagcaacgcaagtaattgcaccgtttagattacttttcatacacactgtaagtaaactgtatttcgtttaaatggggttttatatacacaacaacttattttgttttctttttggtctttttgtaTAATGAAtaaattgtagcatgtaaaattaacttggatatttagattattgatgagcaaatcgtatcaaatcctatAATCAAACcagtatcgtatcggtaccaaattgaCTATAccaatcattttcggtaccaatttggtacccgcCCTTTGGcattttcagaatcgttactttcgatTCGACGCCGGTCTaacaccatacctgtatttactgatttttaccttcaaatatcataccataccataccataccgtATCGTACCGAGCATTTTCAGCAtaggtacctaatttcgatgattttccagatcggtactttcggtgtcgttaccggtaccgagctcatccatattttaacgtgttagcaccctAATAACTAAATTGAAAATAActgaatttccaacgtgtaggacgtgtgggtcctattattatatattagattatttaaaatcgtttttttaggacggagtgactatcgttaccacgtcatttttatttatgttttgatattcggtatctgcttgtCGTTGCCAACACGCGTTTTGCAGACATtaggtccccgccgcaacgcgcgggcgaaAAATTAACTAGTTCACATGAAAGATGATACATGTCTTGTTTGGCATGATATtcatttattttgttattttacttatttattttgttattttataaAGTAAAGCTTTGGATTCGTTGCTATAAGAGGTCCAATGAATGGAGAACACAAAGGCTACATCTTTCGGTTTCTTTCTGCCATATAATTTGCAAACATTATTACTCAGAAAAATACTAGTAgcaaaatatatttaaataaacaaaaattcAACCACAAATTGATTACTCAAAAAACAATCAATCTTTTTTAGGCAAGCCACTCCCCATCCATTGCTTCAATTTCACCTATATCCATGCTGCATTTTTAAAGATCAAAATCAAAACTATCAATATACTTTCTaaacatatataaacatatatatatatatatatatatatatatatatatatatataggggagggttatcttgagaacgctaaatattgtgagaaccgtgagaacgaatgaaaaaaccaatcaaaaccaatttttttaatacaaacctcattctAATTAAGATataacatcaaaaaaagaatttacaatatcaaataattcatttctcctttcaaaatcactctttgtagattgtttacacatgtgtaaatataacagatttacacatgtgtaaatggcaaacttacacatgtgtaaattttctttatttacgaattcatgtaaatttaaacgtgtaaattaaatttctaacattgtaatcgaataataatgataagtgtagaaaaaaattttgaatttaaattgtttttgaccaagttttcgcggttttttcatttgttctcacggttctcataatatttagcgttctcatttaaactttcccctatatatatatacacacacacacacacacacacacacatacatatacatatacatatacatatacatatacatatacatatacatatacatatacatatacatatacatatacatatacatatacatatacatatacatatacatatacatatacatatacaacCTTATGATAAAAATAGGTTCCTACTATTCCGACACCCCTATATTTTATTTTCATACCCTTTTTCACTTTATCTCTCACTATACATATCtatgtatatatagagagagatagaAAAGTGTGTGAATAATAActctataaaaataaacaatGTCCGTCACAACGAATGAGACCCAACCCGACAAGAAATATATGATTTATGATCACTCGAAATccaaagagttaattacacaaatggaccctgtggtttatagctagtttcaactttgggtactaactttttttaacaggtttaggttttatggtttcaattttgtaacacctttggttacaaacaccaaaattatcaatataatgactaaaatatccttccattatttttaattttatcaatataacacctttgggtactaacacctaattttatttaagtttaaatcaattttataaaatcatttttttttattttcatctttttattatatctcttaatcaatataaaatctatttatttttttataaaccaCAGGAGGGtctgtgtaattaactcaaatCCAAAATATGATCATATCATAGAACCATCTATGTAACTTAGTGTTGATATAGAGATTTTAATACATAGATATGCATGCATGCATGGACAAGTATATGTGGATAGGCACTTTCCTAGTGGCAAAATCAAAACTTTTTTGTGAAGATTTATCACAAACTTTTTTTCGAGGGTACaacacatgtttttttttttttttttctgtaaaAATCCTTAACATACCCGCTTGTTCCACCCTTGATTATCTTGTAAACGCTTAACATACTATTAAATCTTATAAAAACTTGTAACATGACTTATGGGAAAAGAAATTCGATTCATTTACCATGTCACGCTTTGCAACTAATAttataaacaaataattataGTAGTATTTGCCACACACAATAAAGGctaatgttaaaaaaaaaaaggaaaataagaCACCTAGGTAGGGGGGACCTGTGTGGTCTCACTGTCATGGTTTTAAAGTCTCATCACTGCAACTATTCAGAGATGACTATAATGTTTGCTAAAGTGACAGTAACAGTATCAACCACTGCAGTCCCAAAACTACAATACCTAAAACagtaaaagaaataaaaagaagaaaaaacagaaagaaaaacaaaaaaaaataaaaggaaaCGGGTCGAATGGGTTTGAAAGTAGGTCTTTTGTGTGCGTAATTGTATAAACTATTGcctaaattgcacttttcgtcctttatgtttcaatgtttcgacaggcgctgtcctttaactTTAAAAGTTAACTGAGTTTAGCTGAAAGGACACCGCCCGTTAAtgattgcaaacataaaggacatacaATGTAATTTTTAAAGTTAAAGGACAGCCTGTCGAAACATTGAAACATAAAAGACAAGAAAAATGTGTTATAAATGACACATTTTAACCCGAAACTGTTTTGATCCGTTATCTTAAAAATGAAGGTGACATTAGTTATGCATGGAGCAAATGCCAACATAAAACATTTCCAATTCCCTAAAACTTATAAATTTAatatactttaaaaaaaaaataaataaatgaaccaTGATGGAGAGAATCTTACCAAGGCAAAGCAGGATCTTGAAAGTAAGCATCAGAAAACTGGTGATCAAAGTGTTGTTGCAGACATGAACTTTCATTTGCATTGATTAGCCATTGTGGAAACTCCATAATTTGATCAAACTGATTAATAACATCACACTCATCCCCTTCATCTGCTTCAAGTTTCATGGTGTTCAAGAAACTGCACCATCTAGCTGATGTCACTAAATTAACAGTATCATTCCACTCAATTTGATGTTGTTCACCTAATGATCTAATCTCCTCCATCTCCTCATCGTCCATGGCATGATGTAGATCACACGACGATATTGGTTTCCCGATAGGTGTAGATAAAGCTGGTGAACAAGAAGATGATGgtgtgtatgatgatgatgatggtgagtCAGTTGACATTGATGATGGTTTGTGATAAATGTTGGTATTTAAATTGCTAAAGTTTTGGAAATTGAGATTTAATCCTAAGCTTTGAGTTGGAAGTACAAAATTTTGGTTGTCATTGTATGAGGAtaactgtggtggtggtggtgggataTATGTTGGCATATGCCAATAGTTCTTGTTGGTAGTTGTGGTGGCAGTTGTGGTAGATTGTGGTGGAGATTGATGAGCTTGATTGTTGGCTGCTGCCTCTTGTTGTTTCATGGATGCTCTGTGGAACTTAAGAGCCGTGACGATTTCTCTACGTGCTTCCGCCATGTTTAGAAGGCGTTCTTGGTACGGTTTACTCGTGTGGAGTCTTCTTCTAACTTGTTTCTTGTGTTGTGGTTGTTGTGGTGGCTGCGTTTCTATTGGTGTTTGTTGAGGTTTTTGTGTGTTACTATAGCATTCATTGTTTTCACTTACGTCTAACGGATCTTTTGAGGTTAAATGTTTGACTAAGGTACGGATGTAAGCGCCAGAAAGACGAGGTTCTTCTTTAGCTTCGATAACTGTATCTGTTTCCATTTGTTTTGAAGA is from Helianthus annuus cultivar XRQ/B chromosome 9, HanXRQr2.0-SUNRISE, whole genome shotgun sequence and encodes:
- the LOC110873170 gene encoding putative uncharacterized protein DDB_G0272516 — protein: MRGRSRTSSKQMETDTVIEAKEEPRLSGAYIRTLVKHLTSKDPLDVSENNECYSNTQKPQQTPIETQPPQQPQHKKQVRRRLHTSKPYQERLLNMAEARREIVTALKFHRASMKQQEAAANNQAHQSPPQSTTTATTTTNKNYWHMPTYIPPPPPQLSSYNDNQNFVLPTQSLGLNLNFQNFSNLNTNIYHKPSSMSTDSPSSSSYTPSSSCSPALSTPIGKPISSCDLHHAMDDEEMEEIRSLGEQHQIEWNDTVNLVTSARWCSFLNTMKLEADEGDECDVINQFDQIMEFPQWLINANESSCLQQHFDHQFSDAYFQDPALPCMDIGEIEAMDGEWLA